In Streptomyces sp. TLI_146, the genomic stretch GACCGGCTGTGCCGCCGGGGCGTGCTGGACCTCGCCTTGATGGCGGCGTGCGAGCAGAGCCCCGACGACGCCCACAAGCTCGGTGGCGAGGAGTTCGTCGTGGTCCTGGGTGCCGGGCACCGGCTGCTCGCCGCGGACCGGGTCGAGCCGCGCGACCTGGAGGGGGAGCCGTGGGTGAGGTTCGACCGCGACAGTGCGCTCGACGCCGTGCTCCTGAACGCGCTGAGGGACAACGAGCTCGCCCCGGTCACGGCCGCCCGCGTGTCGCAGGCCGCGACCGCCGTGCGCTGGGCCGCCCACGGACTGGGGGCGACGCTTGTCCCCGCCTCGGCCGTGCCCCGGGGGCATGAACACCTGGTGCGGCCGGTGTTCCCGGCCGTCACACAGCCCGTGATCGCGGTGCTCCGGCCCGGGGCCGGGCCGGCAGAGACGGCCCTGCTCGCATTCCTGCGACAGGAGAATTGGTCCCCGCTGATTTCTCATTGACGGATGCCCGGAAGTGGCGTTCCCGTAATTCCGTCGGACGTCAGCTCCTGGGGAATTCACCGCCGTCCACGTAGAGATTGCTGCCGGTCAGCCAGCTCGCCTGGTTGGAGACGAGGAACAGAACCGTGTGGGCGATGTCCTCGGGGCGGCCGTCCCGTCCCAGCGGGGTGGTGGTCTCCGCGCCATTCCGGCCCGAGGCCGAGTTCAGCCCTGCCCACTGCTCCCGCGTCGCCTCGCCGCCGGGGGTGGCGACCCTGCCGGGAGAGACGGTGTTGACGCGGATGCCGAGCGGGGCCAGTTCCAGGGCCAGACCCCGGCTGTAGTTCTCCAGGGCCGCCTTGGCCGCTGTGTAGTGCAGGAACGATCCGAGCGGGGCGAGGGTCGCGGCCGAGGAGACATGGACGATCGCCCCCGAGCGCTGCTCTCGCATACCCGGCACCAGCAAGGCGTCCAGTCGCACCGAGGCGAGGAAGTTCAGGTCCAGCGCGTCCTGCCACACCTCGTCGGGGATGTCCGACGCTCCCTCGTACGGCTGCGCTCCACCCGCGTTGTGGATCAGGATGTCCACACCGCCCAGGCTTGTCCGCGCGGCCGCGGCGATTGCTTGGGCTCCGGCCGGGGTCCGTACGTCGGCCTCCACGAAGGCGGCCCCTTCCGGCACCGGGGCCGTCGCCGACCTGGCGGTCGTGAGTACTTGGGCGCCGACGTCCAGCAGCTGGCGGACGACCGCCGCTCCGATTCCTCGGGTTCCGCCCGTCACCAGCGCCCGCTTTCCCTTGAGTTCCCGCGTCGTCGATTCGTTTTCGATGCTGGTCATCTCGCCGTTCCTTTTCTTCGCGTCGTGAACTGGTTTCACGGTAGGTCCGGAAAGGAACGAGAGGCAAAGACGAAATATCAGCAGGGCCTATAGGCAACTCCTATGGCAGCGAGGTCACTTGAGGGCTGTTGCTGTTCCGCGCTCGGCGGGCTCCTTACCCGGCTCTGCGTCTACTGGTACGTACGAGCGGAGTGGAACGCTGTTGGTTCCGTAGTTGGGGACGCATACCGCTCTACGTATCGGCGTGCTGGGCCGTGACATGGGGTGTGCCTGGCGGCCCTGGCAGGGGTTATGCGCGAGGCGTTGGGGGAGGTATGCGGCAGGGGAGTTGGTGGAGGCCGAGGCGGGGCGCGCCGACCCCCATTTCGCTTCGGACACGTCGGCGATCATGCCATCCGGTGATCTGGCGCGGTCATAATTCGCGATCGTCTGGCGGACGGGCGTCGTGGGATCGCGCCGCACCTGGCCGCATCCGCGGACCCCGGATCGACGTGCCGCTTGTCCTCCCGCGGGCGAGTGCTCGCCGGTTGCGATGGGGCGGGTGGGGCCTGCGCCGACAGGGGGTGTTGCTGCGCTGGGCGCTGTCGATCGCCCAAGGGGCGGCGTAAATACCTTGAAGCGAGACGGTCCGTCTTGCTAGGGTGGGTTCATGGCTTTTCTCTACTTCTTCGTCTGAGTCCGGGCACGGCCGATGCCGCCGTTTCTGCTGCCCGTAGACCCTTCGTACGCCCAGGGAAAGTCACATGCGCGACCGCGCCCATACCGTCATGCCCACCGCTGCCCCCGCCGTCGTGGCGCAGCTATCCGTCAAGGAAGTCACCAAGTCCTACGGCACCCGAACCATCCTCGACCTGGTGTCCTTCACCATCCGCCCGGGTGAGAAGGCGGCCGTCATCGGCGAGAACGGCTCCGGCAAGTCCACCCTGCTGCGTCTGCTCGCCGCAGCCGAGACGCCGGACAGCGGGCAGATCACCGTCAGCTTCCCTGGCGGCACGGGCCACCTTGCCCAAACCCTCGTCCTTGGCGCGCACTGCACCGTGCAGGACGCCGTCGACCACGCTCTCGCCGATCTGCGGTCCATGGAAGCCCGGTTGCGGGAGGCCGAGGAGAGTCTCGGTGAGGCGACGGACGGCGAACTCGCCGCCTACGGTGACCTGTTGACCGCGTACGAGGAGCGCGGCGGATACGAGGCCGACGCCCGGGTGGATGCCGCGATGCACGGACTCGGGCTGGCCGCGATCACCCGTGACCGGCTGCTCGGCTCCCTGTCCGGCGGCGAGCAGTCCCGGCTCGCCCTCGCCTGCGTTCTGGCCGCCGCTCCCGAACTCCTGCTTCTGGACGAACCGACGAACCACCTGGACGCGACGGCCGTACGCTGGCTGGAGGACCACCTGCGCGCACACCGCGGCACCGTCGTCGCGGTCACCCACGACCGCGGCTTCCTGGAACGCGTCGCCACCACCATCCTGGAGGTCGACCGCGACGAACGCACCGTGCACCGATACGGCGACGGCTGGGCCGGCTACCAGGCCGCGAAGGCCGCCGCCCGGCGCGGCGCGGCACAGCGCTACGCGGACTGGGCCGAGGAAGTGGCCTCTATACAGGCCCTGCTGGAAGCCGCGGGACGGCGGCTGGCCACCACCGGTCACGACCCCAAGCAGGGCTTCGGCAAGCACCGCCGCTCCAGCGAGGCCAAGCTCGGCGGGCAGGTGCGCTCCGCCCGCCAGGCCCTGGCCCAGCTGCAAAGCCACCCGGTGGCCAAACCACCGGCACCGCTCCACTTCACGGCAGCGTTTTCGGCGGCAGACGGATCCGCCGCGGGCCCCCTCGCCGAGTTCGAGGACGTCAGTGTCGGCGAGCGGCTGCACCTGGCCGGGCGCCTCACCCTCGCACCCGGCCAGCGGCTGCTGGTCACCGGTGACAACGGCGCGGGCAAGACGACACTCCTGCGCATCATCGCAGGCGACCTGGAGCCCGACGAAGGCACCGCGCGCCGCCCCGCCCACATCGGCTACCTCGCACAGGAACTACCCACGTACACCACGGGGCTCCCGCTGCTCGCCGCATACGCCGCCGGGCGGCCCGGGGCGCCTGACGAGTACGCTGAACAGCTGCTGGCCCTGGGCCTGTTCCACGAGCAGGATCTGCACGTCCCGGTCACCGCGCTGTCCGCGGGCCAGCGGCGGAGGCTGCAGATCGCCCGCCTGGTGACCCGGCCCGCTGACCTCCTCGTCCTGGACGAGCCCACCAACCACATCGCCCTCGACCTTGCCGAAGACCTGCAGGCGGCGCTCAGCGCGTATCCGGGAGCCGTGGTCGTGGTCTCGCACGACCGCGACTTCCGCGCCCGCTTCGAGGGCGAGGTACTGGAACTGCATGCCGGCCGCAGGAGCTGACCCTCGCCCCCGTTGACCAGTCGAAGACCGGCTCCGGACTGAAGCGGCGATGGGCCGATGCCTCTGCTGCACAGCAGCCGCCAGTTCGGCACCGCACGGCTGCCACCCTGCCTGAGAGCTGGTCTTTGAACCCTGGCGGTCTTGTGCTCCTGCACCACGAGCTGGTGGCCTGCCAAGGATGCGACTAGGTTCTGCCCGGTTTCCATGATGACGGTCGGGATACTCCACTATGTTTGGTTACCTGCTGGGAGGCACGTCTCGAGGGGAATCCGATGCCCACGCTGCTCTACTACCCTCTCGTCAGGCCGCCTCAAGAGGTCCTTCACCAGGCGCTGTTGTACTGGGACGGCATAGCGTCGCTCGTGCCGAGTGATCCAGAGATCTACGACGATGCGGTCTCGGAGGAGCTGAAGAGCCTCAAGGAGCTCGGGCTCTACCATCCCGTTGCGCTCGGCTTGGGCCATCGCCGCCCACCGCATGGCGATGTGCTTCATGAGGGGCGCTTGGTATGGGAACTTCGCGAGCTGGCAGCCAACCCGACAGGCGCTCAGAATTGTGGCGCGGATGCCCTCATCTACGCCTCAAAGTTCGGCCTCAATTTAGAGCAGGAAATCGTCCGCCTTGGCCTGGGGCGATGGCTGGGAAGCCCGGCAAGGCGGCGTCTGGTCGTGTCCAGGGAGGTTCATCTCCTGTTGCTCGGCACAGTCGCTCAGGAGGTGGCTTTGACGACCGACACTCGCGCATACACGCCCTACACCGATCAATGCTCCGCCCATGGTGTGTCGATGCGGCCGACGCCTCCTGGTCCCTGGAGTTTGGGGGCCTGGCGAGTTGAGCTTGGCCGTCTTCTGCCCATGCCGGCACCGGGCACTCCGACATCAGAGGTTCTGGCGTTTCGTGACCGGTATGCCGCCGAGCGGGAACGCTTGATGGGCGCCACCCAGACCATGCTCTACGATCTGCGCCGCGAGTGGGAACATCCCGCAGACGTGCTGGAACGTATGCGAGTGGAGTTGAAGGAGGCGCGCGAGGACTACCACGCGGCCGCCCGGACCAGTCGTATGGCATGGGTACAGAGATCTATCTCCGTCACGGTGGCAGTGGCTACCGCCGCTGCCGGTGCCCTAGTTGTCCCGGATCTCGCCTGGGTTGCCGGCATAGCGGGCAGTATCGGATTCAACATCGCCACCCGTGAAGTAGTCCCGCTTTTCCGTGCGAGGGATGAGCACCCATTCAGTTACCTGCATCAGGTCGACCGCGAGTTGGCGTAACGACGACTTTTATCGGCAGCGCATGCCTATCCGAACCCGTCTCGGAACCTCCGTCTAGGGGTTCGGATAGGCGTGCGCCCCGTGGATGGCTGTTCCTCACCGACCGAAGGGCCCCGCCCGGGGACACCGACGGCGGATGTATGCCCAAAGACCGACCGGGTCCGGCTCTCCTACCCCGGGCCGAGGAGATCTTCCAGGAGAACACCCGGCCGGTGGCCAACCGGCTCGGCTCGTTCTCGAGCGTCATGCCGTGACGGCTGGTCGTGCAGGGGGGAAATTGCGATGCGCTTCCGCGGCAGGCTCGTCAGACTCATGGCATGACAGCGAAGATCACCCGCTTCAACCCCGACCAGTTGCATGAGACGCCGGGCTATCACCACATCACCGTTGTGGAGGCTGGCCGAACGGCTTACCTGGCGGGGCAGTGCCCGCTCGATCAGCACGGCTCCCTCGTTGGCCCGGGTGCCCTTGAGACGCAAGTCGACCAGGTCGTCGCGAACGCACTCGCCGCGCTCGCGGCGGTGAATGCCCAGCCACAGCACGTGGTGCGTTCAGTGATCTATGTGCGGAGCGACGCCAGGGAGGACCTGGGCAGCGTCTGGGCTCGGCTTACCGCTTCCGCCCTCGGACCGGCGTTCACGTCCGCCAGCACGCTCTTGGGGGTTGCGCAGTTGGGCTTCGCCGGGCAACTGGTCGAGGCGGACCTCACCGTCGCGTTGCCCGACTGAGCGGCGCCCGACGCCTCGCACAGGGTCTCGAACTGCTTCGCCCGGATGGTCACGTGCCGGTTGTCGGCGTACAGATGATCGTGTGCTCCGGAAAGAAGCAGTGGAGCCCGCCACCGTCACACTTGCCCCTTGTCCTGTCCCCGCGCCCCTCGACAGCGAGTGGATTTCCAGGTGGATTTGGCTGCAGGTGGACGTCAACCGCCTCAGTAGCAGGAGCAGGTATGCCCGAGCGTGAACACAAACCCGACAGCACACCCCGCCCGCCTCACACCGTGCTGGGAGAGGACACAGCCTCGCGTCCGCCACAAACAGCCCTGGCCATGCCTGCCCACGACCTGTCCCACTACGTGACCCATCCGTCTGCGCCGGAGATGCACGTCATGCAGCGCGCCGCGGGCAACGGCGCACTGGCCAAGGCCCTCGCCGCCCGCCGCTCCGCATCCGCGCCTGGCGCTCCCACCTCACCAACCGTCCAGCGGGCCGAGGCCGACACGATGGCGGCCGGTCCGTCGGACGCCATCACCTACCGGCTCCAGATTCAGGTCAAGAAGCAGCGCCGGATGACCGAAGCGAATACTGGGACGGCAACGACATCGGCCACGCCTGGGTCGTCCTCTACACCAAGGCCGGTGGCTCCACCTCCTACAAGTCCAACGATTTCTTCCCGTCCAGGTCCCTCGATGGGCGCCGCGAGGCATTCACCACGGTGCCCGGCGTCGTGAAGAGGAACTGGGACCTGCCCGAGGGGGCGACCTCCGCGTTCGAGGCGGACCTGACGCAGGAACAGGTCCTCAAGTTCAAGGAGTACGTGGAGCAGCACGAGAACGAGAAGCAGGGCAAGCCGAGGGCGGGCGAGCGGGTCGCGGACGCGTACGCGGGCGACCCGAGCCCCACCAGGTCCGAACGCATGGCGCAGGAGGCCGCCAACGCAGCCAACTCGGACTCCGGCGGGGAGTGGGTCAGGGGTGACGAATCACCGGGCTCCGGCGCGGACGCTGCCGCCCGTCAGCCCGAGCAGCGCACGCCCGGGCGGATGCTGCTCGAATCCGACAGCGATTCCGAGGAATCGGCCCGGGGCCGACCGGCCGCTCCTCCCGCACAGCCCCCAGGGAGGCGTTTCTCCTTGGACTGACCGATTGAGCGATTGACCGAATGGCCGACTGCTTGAGGGCCGCTGCCGCAGTGCCCGCGCAGATGTGGCGCCGGCCGGGCAGAGGCGGGGGCCTCAGTCACGCCGTGGGGGATGGGGGCCGCGCCCGCTGCTGCCTGGGTGGCTCGGTCGGCCAGGCTTTGCCACGGACGCGGAGCGATGGCTGGGAGGCCAGCGGCCCATGCCTGCTGGCTAGTGCGGAGGAAGCCGGAGGCCAGGAAGGCGCCGAGGTCCTCGCACGGCAGGCCGCCGACCACGTCCACACTTACGGCCTGGTCCGCCTGGCCGTGATGCGGAGGGAGGCCGGAGTCAGGGAAGGCGCCGCTACCCTGTTCCGCGAGGCCGCGGATCAGGGCAACATCGAATCCTCGGGCACGCGGCTACTCAGCAGGCTGCGGTCGTACGGATTGAACCCAGGCGATACACGGACCCCGCCATGGCAAGCCTCGGTGCCAGCATCACTCAACTGACATCCGCCGCCAGCCACGTCATAAGAACCGCGCGAACGAGGAGGCGTCCCCGCGCCCCGCCCGTCGGTCCGGACTGGCGGCGAGGGGTTCGGCGTCCAAGGCCCCGTCCGCGATGCGATGCACAGGCCGCAGGCGCTGACCTCGGGGCCGGGCCTCGTATGTTCTCCGCCTGGCCGGTCCCGCCCGTAGGCCCCCTCGCTGGTCGGGCCCCTCTGCCCGGCTGCTCTCAGCTCGTAATCAGGTCCTGGTCACGGCCTTCGCGTTCGTTGACGCCGGTTCCGCCACTTCCGCCCCTCCTGTGGCGCACGTTGACGTACAGGACAAGCAGCGACGCCATCCCCGTGAAGGCCAACGTGATGATCACCGACCAGGTCGCGACGTGCCCGTAGCCGCCCGGCTCGCGGGGGTCGAGGAAGTCGTACGGGTACCAGCCCGCGTGCGGCCCGCGCAGCAGCGAGTAGGCGAGGTAGAGCAGCGGGAAGGCCAGCCACGGCAGAGACTGTGTCCAGGAGATGCGGCGCGGCGGAGGACGCAGTAGCCAGTCGGCGAGGAACGCGGCCGGGATGACGCCGTGCACCACGCTGTTGGCCCAGATGATCGTGTTCGCGTCGATGGTTCCGGCCAGCAGGGTCCAGTACACCGCTCCTGTGATCACCAGATAGAGGGTGGCGGCACCGCGCAACAGGTCAGGGACGGGGCGGGTGCCGCGCAACAGGGCCAGCCCACTGGTCAGCAGGACGGCGGCGCCGAGCAGGTTGGAGAGATTGGTGAAGTACGAGATCCAGTTCGCTGCGCCCTCGTCGGTGTGCGTTGCCCGGTTGAGCGAGGTGGCCAAGGCTGCGACGCCCAGCAGCGCCAGTCCTATTTTGGCCGAACCTTCCAGCCTGGTGCTTAGAGACATGACCTGGATATTACTTGCGTGCAGATCGGCGGAACCCCTGCGTCGCTCCGCCCCTGTCCAGTGGCCTCCAGGGTTGCGACCCAGCCCCCCTGTCCCACATCCGGCACCCGCACTGCGGGCAAATCGTCCAGGCGGATCAGCTTGGCGAGCCGAAGAGCATCACGCCTGTGCGTCTTGCCGCGGTCGCCGGACGGCCGTAGTGCTCTTGGGCGCCCAGGTAGGTCGTTGTGGGGGCCTCGTTGCCTTCGAGCGAGTACCGACGGACAACGGCCTTCGACAGAGATGCGGCTCGTGACCAGCCCAGGCGGTCGATCAGCCGGTTCGACAGGAACAAGCAGAGGGTCCCGAAGGCGGCCAGGACGGCGAGGCCCACTCAGAGGATCGTCATTTGTTCCGGGTAGAGGCTCACCGGCTACGCCCGGGAAGGCGCGCGCGATTGGCGGCGAGGGCGAGGGCGAGGGCGACGGCGAGGGCGAGGCCGAAGGCGCGACGGAGCCGGGCGTAGGGGCGGTGGGCCCGAACTCCACTGCGTCACCGGCGGATCTAGTGGCCCATGCGTTCCAATACGTAAGGATCAGTCCGAGCTGAGGCATGGCCGCGGGTGGGCTGTGCGTGTCGGCGCTGGTGTGCTGAACCAGTGGCGCAGGGCACGGTGAGGGTTGTCCTCCTCCAACGCGCAGGGCAGGGCCATGCCTTGCAGGAACTCGGATGTGGCCCGTGCGGGGCTGGGCCGGGCCCGGGCGAGAGCCTGTCTCTGGACTCCGTTCGGATCAGCGCGACGAGTGCGACGTCGGCAGTAGCGAGGAGTCGTCCGGCGGGCTAGTCGGAACGGACGGCCCCTTCGACGGTGTAGTCCAGCCCTGGCTTGAACTCCAGTCGGGGACGGCGGCCAGCACGTGGTGTTGCAGGTCATGGGTCACTTCGTAGGCCGCGCAGGCAAGCCACTCGTCCTCCACTGCCGGGGGCAGGCGGCGGTCGAAGAGGTCTCGGATGCGCACGATCTCCTCCCGGCTGAGTTCGGTGACGTGAGCTGGGCGGTCGTCGATGCCCCACCCGGTCAGTTCCCAGGAGAGTCGGTCATGGGTCGAGTCGTTCACACCAGAACGATAGACGCGCAGGTGAGGGGCGTGCCAGCTTCCAGTCCTGGGTGGCCGCCGGGCTCGAAGAGCCCTCGACTAACCAGGGTTTAGACAGAGGCTCTCAGTGCTGCACGGTGCGGGGGAGAGCGCGGCCCCGGCCCGGGTCGCAGTGCGGGCTCGCGTTCGGATCGGACAGGCACAGGCTCCACGTGGAGTCGGCTCCTCGTACACCACAGACGCTGTCGCGGCGGATCATCTGCTGCTCCCTCCCGTCGCGCGCCCGGCTGGGCGCGGCTTCCGTAGCCGTAACGAGGCGGTGATCTTGTGTCGCGGGCACCGGCTGCCCACTCCGCACAGTGCGATCACTCTCCGATGACGCAGGAGCTCTGCGACCGCGGCATCGACCCCGCTGACCGTTTGGGACAGCGGCCACTCAAATGGCTGGAGTTGCTGGCCGGGCACGTGGTGGAGTTGCCGGTATGAGCTTGTTGGTGCATGTGTTCGTGGACGGTGCCGACGGCGCCCGGTACTTTCTGGACGCTCCCGACGGTGTCTCGGACACGGCTGGTTTCGAGCGGTGGCGTACGAGCGTGTGGGGATCGCCCATGGTCTGCTCGCTGGGCGCGCAGTTCTTTCCCCGTCTTGCCGATGGCGACCTGTACGTCGAGGCGGACGAGGTCGGTGCCTTTCTCGACGAGTGCGCACTGCTCGCCTCCCATGTGGCGCTGATCGTCACGGGCATGGACCCCAGCCGTTCGCCTGAGGAGCACACGCACCACCTGGCCTCGAAGCTGGCGAACATCAGCCATGCCACCCGCCGCGCTGTGGAGGCCGGTGGCGGGGTCGTGATCTGGTAGGGACCAGGGGAGTTCCTGCGCGTGGCCAGGTTGGGTGCGCCGATGGTGGTGAAGGCGAGCCTCAGGGAAGGGGCCTCTCCCTGGGGAAGGGAAGTAGCCCGGCACTTCAGCACCGGTCCGGCCGGGTGCCCCTAGGAGACCCGTCCCCCCCCCCGCCGCGCCCCTCCTTCCTCATACTGCGCTCGCCGCCGGGGCTCTGCGTCCCCGCCGTCCGTGCCCGTGGCATGTCGGCTGCGGGAGCCCCGGGGGTCGAGGTGCTTGGAGGATGTGGATATAGCTGCGCAGGTCCTCCAGGGAGGGCGCTTGAGGACGCGCTACAGCTGTCCGGTGCCGGTCAGGACCAGAGCGAAGCGGGCAGTCGTCCATGTCGGCGGCCCGTCAGCGCTCGACAGCAGCGTGCCGCAGGCGCTCCCAGTCAGGTACGAGCCGGCAGCCCCGTCTGCGGGATGGGGAGGCACGTAGTCGAGGCGCACGGCAGCGGCTCGTCTGATGCATCCCGCGCCGACAAAGCCGCAGTAGTAGCCCGGGCGTTGGCCGCGGAAGCAGACAAGGCGGCCAGGGCCGCTCAGAAGGCCGACGATAACGCTCAGAAGTACGTCACAGAAGCTGGCACCGACGCCTACTACGCGGGAATAGCCGCTAACGATGCTCAAACGGCAGCAACCCAGGCTGACAACGACGCCACCGCAGCCGAAACGGATGCCGACAGCGCCAACACCGCCGCCACTGCAGACTACCTGGTGGGAACGGCGCGGAGATCCTCATCGATGTCGCTGTCGGGGGCATTGTGGAGTGCGTCGATGATCCCGATATTCCCACGTGTCTGTGGGCGATCATCAGTAGCCTCTCTCCGGCGAAGCTCATCAAGATCGGCGGGAAACTTCCGAAGATCTCGAAGGCTATTTGGGGGATCAATAGGTTCCTCGACAAGGTGGACGAGGCCCGTAAGAAACTCGAAAGGTACGAGGACGCCCTGGAAAGGGCCTGGAAGAAGCTCCCCGCCTGTGTGCGAAAGTCCGTCACGACCGTCAGTTTCGTAGAGGGCGGCGCTCAGTCTGGTGGCCTACGGGCGGCTGGGGGTGACGATGCGGGCAAGCTAGGGGATACCCGCGAGGAGTACATTGCCAAGCTCCTTGGCGGTAAAGTCGCCAAGGATGCCAACGGTCAGGACCTCAAACTGGTGATGCCGAACGTGGGATCGACCGGCCTTGGCGTCCTCGGCCCCAACGGCGAGTTCATCTTTGGGGGAGGTTCGCGAGCGCAGAGCCGTGGCACTTGATCTTCCGTTGCTGCCGCACGAGGAGAATGTCATCCGTGTGCCGAACTGATGGCCCGACTTGACCGCCAGGTTCAGGAGCGGCAGCACGGTGGTCATCCAGGTCAGCCCGTCCGCGCACCCCAGGAGCCCGGTGGGCGCGGGATGCGTGGCGATGCCGGGCACCTGGCGATCGCTTGGATGGCCCTTCTGAACGACCACGAAGGCAACCCGCCGCACCCTCGTCTCAGGGGCGCGGCGGGGGATCAACTCGACTCGGCTACCGCGTAGGCTGCGGCGTCGAGAGGAATGAGTATTAGCCTGGCTCCCAGTTCCGCCAAGCGCGGCCTCTTGCTCTGCTTCAGGAAGTTCTTGTCGTTTGTTACGAAGACGTCCGCCTTCGCCATGATGTGGGTGTGCAGGACCAAGACGTCGAGTTGCTGGTTGCGCCACTTGCGCTCGGCGAGTTGTCGCGCCTCGTCGCCCAGGTTCTCGGGGACCGCGTCTAGATAGCCGAAGGGTGAGGTAGGGAACAGCACTTCATGCAGTTTGATGGCCTCCGCTTCGGCTTCGTCATGCGCGAGCACGCACCAGTCGAGGTAGGTAAGGTCACACGCCGCCACGGGCGCGAGAATCTCCAACACTCCAAGGCCGAGCCCGTTGATACGTCGCTGGAAGTGGGAGAAGCTGTCCAGAACGGTGCCGTCTCGCTGATTCTCGGCGGCCATGGTGGCGACCAGCCGCACTGTTGCCCGGCTGGCGCCCTGCTGTGCCACAAGTTCACGAACAGCTTCAGCCTCGGGGCGTTCCTCCTCGACTGCGATGAGGCAGTTGGTGTCGAGCGTGAATGAAAGCACCGTGCCTCCTGAGGTTCCCTGACACGCTAGTCGGTCGGAAGAGAGAGCCGCACGTGGCTATACCGACCGATTGCTCACCGGCCGGTGTCGATGGTCGTCGCCTCATTCTTCCATCTCAGCCGCCGAGCCGACGGATCGTTAAGGTAGCCGTTCAGCAGGTCGCAGGTCTGGAGCTGCACCGGAAGCGACTCGTACTAGGTGACTCCCCGGATTTTGCAGTCGCTGCAGAGAATCCCCCGAACACGCTCGCCACAGGTTGTGTCGTGGGGACAACACACGTGGTCGTGGTCGATGTGCCACCCATTGTACTTTCCGCGAGGCTCACCAGAGGTGCTCTCCTTGTGCTCGTCGCCGTGCAGAATCGCTGCCTTGGCTGCCCAAGCCAGAGTGCTCTGCCTCGCATGGACAGCCTGAGCCGGTTCCAGTAGAAAGTTCGCGTGGTAGCTGAGCACCTGTCGCAGCCTGCGATCTGACCCGCCCTGGACGCCGTGGGCGAGTGCTTGGGCGGTACTGCGGAAGGCGGCGGCCCACTCGGAGACGGGTTCCAGCGGGCCTTCAGAGCGCAGCAGGGCTTGGCTGGCGGCGAGAAGGAGAGGGCGGATCTCGCGGGCGGGCTGGCGGGAAACCCACTGTCTGATCCCGCTGTCATAGGTGGGTCATGCAGGCTCTGTTTGTCATCAGTCGGGGTACACGCCCTCCTAAACGTGCGTACCAGCCCACTGTGCGGTCCGGCCTTTTGGGTCTGGGTCTCCTATGCCTCCATGGCGAATGCCGCCTCGTATACGTCGCCGATCTTGATGTCCTCGTAAACGACGGTCTGGCACAGTCGGTTCCATCGATTGCCCAGTAGAACAGCAAGGCCCATCGGGCAGGCGAGAAAGAGGTGCATGCGCTGAACTCGGCGGGTGGAGCGGCGGAGGTGATCGCGGATGCCCACTGCCAAAGCGTTGGCGGCGGTGCTGCCGGGGACCGAGCCGTCGTTCGCTTTGCCACTCGGCGGGGCGAGGACGATGAGCTTACCGACCGGAAGGTTCTGTTTGCGTAGGTACTCCAGGACGTCCTTGCTGATCTCCGTCGCGACCGCGATGGCGACAGCGATCTCGTCGCCTTGACCGATCTCGTACTCAGCGACTTCCGGGACCAAGGCGTTCTCAAAGGAGTCGTTGGTAGACCAGAGCTGGCTGCCGGTCCTCCCCCGCTGCAGTACTGCGAGGTCGGTTCCGGTGACCATGCGGAAGGTGGTACCAACCAGGAAGGCTGGTGCGAGACGGATGCTGCCCGTGATGGAGACAGCGGTCGTGCCGGCGGGGAGATGCCCAGGCACGGCCTCAATGTCCGCCTGTAGCTGGGCCCAGGTATTGGGCGACGAGGGGCGGCGCTTGGTGTATTCGGAGTCGCTTTCGAAGCGGTCGACCCAGTCAATGGCGTGGTCGGCGTCTGGTGCCATCGGGTCCGGCTTAAGGGTGGCGATCGATAGGACGGCGCGAGCGGG encodes the following:
- a CDS encoding SAVED domain-containing protein — its product is MAHLPAPGPTSVRITGDYYQWLVAWEACLTLLRENAARSHNPVTAVSVELDGVGNLDDVVLLRDVPPNTYKQVKYAVDSATPVNAEYLTKPTGSGGPSILKKIARTWKQLTADGGSVELYLVTNRAADPVDDLVKVCDARTGLLMPKAAIGGDKSDRGKARVRWAEEAGLTEAELLDLLSVLHFDLSVNMVKYQEHLQLLMAVAGMRHDQQALEAGAGWVAKMVRNGQRKLTLAMVEAAVAELALKAGPARAVLSIATLKPDPMAPDADHAIDWVDRFESDSEYTKRRPSSPNTWAQLQADIEAVPGHLPAGTTAVSITGSIRLAPAFLVGTTFRMVTGTDLAVLQRGRTGSQLWSTNDSFENALVPEVAEYEIGQGDEIAVAIAVATEISKDVLEYLRKQNLPVGKLIVLAPPSGKANDGSVPGSTAANALAVGIRDHLRRSTRRVQRMHLFLACPMGLAVLLGNRWNRLCQTVVYEDIKIGDVYEAAFAMEA